The following proteins are co-located in the Telopea speciosissima isolate NSW1024214 ecotype Mountain lineage chromosome 9, Tspe_v1, whole genome shotgun sequence genome:
- the LOC122639403 gene encoding aspartate aminotransferase, mitochondrial-like: MASRIAICRGILSRNSGFGIRSMSSWWGHVQPAPKDPILCVTEAFLADPSPDKVNVGVGAYRDNNGKPVVLQCVREAERRISGNQNMEYLPMGGSVKMVEETLKLAYGENSDLLKEKRIAAVQALSGTGACRLFADFQKRFRPDSQIYIPMPTWANHHNIWRDAQVPQRTFHYYHPETRGLDFATLMDDIKNAPNGSFFLLHACAHNPTGVDPTEEQWSQISYQFKVKGHFPFFDMAYQGFASGDPERDAKAIRIFLGDGHSIGCAQSYTKNMGLYGQRVGCLSVVCEDEKQSVAVKSQLQQIARPMYSNPPVHGALIVSTILSDPDLKNLWLKEVKAMADRIIGMRTALRENLEKLGSPLSWEHITKQIGMFCYSGLTPEQVDRLTNDFHIYMTRNGRISMAGVTTSNVGYLATAIHEVTKSGSK; this comes from the exons ATGGCGTCGAGGATCGCGATTTGCAGGGGAATTCTCTCAAGAAACTCGGGTTTTGGAATTCGATCCATGTCCTCGTGGTGGGGACATGTTCAGCCGGCCCCGAAAGATCCAATTCTCTGCGTCACTGAAGCTTTTTTGGCTGATCCAAGTCCTGATAAAGTCAATGTTGGAGTT GGAGCTTATCGTGACAATAATGGGAAACCTGTTGTTCTCCAATGCGTTAGAGAAGCAGAGAGGAGGATTTCTGGAAATCAGAACAT GGAGTATCTTCCAATGGGAGGAAGTGTGAAAATGGTGGAGGAAACACTGAAGCTAGCCTATGGAGAGAATTCTGATTTACTCAAAGAGAAAAGGATTGCTGCAGTACAAGCTCTTTCTGGAACTGGAGCTTGCCGACTCTTTGCAGACTTTCAAAAACGTTTTAGGCCTGATTCCCAAATTTACATACCTATGCCAACATGGGCAAA CCATCACAACATCTGGAGAGATGCTCAAGTCCCTCAGAGAACTTTCCACTACTACCATCCAGAAACAAGGGGTTTAGACTTTGCAACACTTATGGATGATATAAAG AATGCTCCAAATGGCTCGTTCTTTTTGCTTCATGCATGTGCTCATAATCCTACTGGAGTGGATCCTACAGAGGAGCAATGGAGTCAAATCTCATATCAGTTTAAG GTAAAAGGTCATTTCCCCTTCTTTGACATGGCATATCAAGGTTTTGCAAGTGGTGATCCTGAGAGGGATGCAAAGGCCATCAGGATTTTCCTTGGGGATGGCCATTCAATTGGATGTGCTCAGTCATATACCAAAAATATGGGTCTCTATGGGCAGAGAGTTGGGTGCCTGAG TGTGGTCTGTGAAGATGAAAAGCAATCAGTGGCTGTTAAAAGCCAGTTGCAACAAATTGCAAGACCCATGTACAGCAATCCGCCCGTTCATGGGGCTCTCATAGTTTCAACCATATTAAGTGATCCAGACCTAAAGAACTTGTGGCTGAAGGAAGTAAAG GCCATGGCAGATCGCATCATTGGAATGCGAACTGCACTGAGGGAAAACCTTGAGAAGCTGGGCTCACCTCTATCTTGGGAGCACATAACTAAGCAG ATTGGCATGTTTTGCTACAGTGGCCTTACGCCTGAACAGGTGGATCGCTTGACAAATGACTTTCACATTTACATGACTCGTAATGGTCGCATCAG TATGGCAGGTGTTACTACAAGCAATGTAGGATACTTGGCAACTGCCATCCATGAGGTTACCAAATCAGGCTCGAAGTAA
- the LOC122638785 gene encoding uncharacterized protein LOC122638785, with product MPMPNVASLVNTIMERQQQQMHQMITDMGDQFQEEMEKAFKFLGCNDEQKLICAGYKLQYEAKAWWETTRPILEAAHPVLTWEIFKQAFFGNYFSTSVRKRKEVELAELTQGPKSVLEYQQKFEELFFFAPPHLNNDEAKS from the exons ATGCCTATGCCCAATGTTGCTAGTCTTGTAAATACTATAATGGAAAGGCAGCAACAACAAATGCATCAGATGATCACTGATATGGGTGATCAGTTCCAAGAA GAGATGGAGAAAGCCTTCAAATTCCTTGGTTGTAATGATGAACAGAAGCTGATCTGTGCTGGGTACAAACTCCAATATGAAGCAAAGGCTTGGTGGGAAACTACTAGGCCTATTCTTGAAGCTGCACACCCGGTTCTAACATGGGAGATATTCAAGCAAGCTTTCTTTGGGAATTATTTCTCTACTAGTGTGCGGAAGAGGAAAGAAGTAGAGTTGGCAGAGTTGACTCAAGGgcccaagtcagtgctggagtACCAGCAGAAATTTGAAGAGTTATTCTTCTTTGCTCCCCCACATCTGAACAATGATGAGGCCAAGTCTTAG